A part of Thermotoga petrophila RKU-1 genomic DNA contains:
- a CDS encoding PadR family transcriptional regulator: MRDTKGHLKFLVLHIISQQPSHGYYIMKKISQIIGAEPPSPGALYPILSSLRKQKYIETYNEGKRKVYRLTDKGRKYLEEHKEEIKKALDFAERFRVFSEICGLSLRNVVDVIFKNAKDLTPEQKKKLKHATEDFERNVYNIIYGGKNSK, encoded by the coding sequence ATGAGAGATACGAAAGGGCATCTGAAATTTCTGGTTCTTCACATAATTTCTCAACAACCCTCTCATGGGTACTACATAATGAAGAAGATCTCCCAGATAATAGGGGCAGAGCCTCCGAGTCCTGGTGCGCTCTACCCGATACTCTCTTCCCTCAGGAAGCAGAAATACATCGAAACATACAACGAGGGGAAAAGAAAGGTTTACCGTTTGACTGATAAGGGGAGAAAGTACCTGGAAGAACACAAAGAGGAAATCAAGAAGGCACTGGATTTCGCAGAGAGATTCAGAGTCTTTTCTGAAATTTGTGGTCTTTCCTTGAGAAATGTAGTGGATGTGATTTTCAAAAACGCGAAAGATCTCACACCGGAACAAAAGAAGAAATTAAAACACGCCACGGAAGACTTTGAAAGGAACGTATACAACATCATCTACGGAGGGAAAAACTCGAAATGA
- a CDS encoding sn-glycerol-1-phosphate dehydrogenase: MKNILGKTFECSCGKTHEVPDIEILEASIREAPDIFPDAFFIADLNTASLVNLPGKRSFVFNERRPLATMENIEKVMKASGNFPEIVSIGSGSLTDIARYAAYLSGKRFSCVPTAPSVDAYTSTVAPILVNGVKKTFKAIPPGKILLDIEVLRNAPMDLLRAGVGDIVAKIPARMDWILSHVVTGENICDFVWNDMKDLLKEILLKSKDILNRERSAIKTLIEAHLVSGINMVIMGNSRPASGAEHMVSHLIEMFHEEKGEMPPFHGLTVMIGVFVSMKAYEALVEKKEIPLKDYSIEERRKELLELFEERKVEEFLKTYAEKKFPKIEADIVGEPLEDIYWEFFPHLKRTLETIDVNSVINSYSKDFLSRVVRLANTIRDRFTILDVFDEMKILKNFSEMVF, from the coding sequence ATGAAGAATATCCTAGGGAAAACTTTCGAGTGCAGTTGCGGGAAAACTCATGAGGTTCCAGATATAGAAATCCTGGAGGCATCCATAAGAGAAGCACCTGATATTTTTCCAGATGCGTTTTTCATAGCAGACCTGAACACCGCTTCCCTGGTGAATCTACCCGGGAAGCGGTCCTTCGTTTTCAACGAGAGAAGACCCCTTGCGACGATGGAAAACATTGAGAAAGTAATGAAAGCATCTGGAAATTTTCCAGAGATCGTATCGATTGGATCTGGTAGTCTCACAGACATAGCAAGATACGCGGCATATCTTTCAGGAAAGCGTTTCTCGTGTGTTCCCACAGCGCCTTCTGTGGACGCTTACACTTCCACCGTGGCACCTATCTTGGTGAACGGTGTGAAAAAGACATTCAAAGCGATTCCTCCCGGGAAGATTCTTTTAGACATTGAGGTGTTGAGAAATGCACCAATGGATCTTTTGAGGGCTGGTGTAGGAGACATCGTTGCCAAGATTCCCGCGAGAATGGACTGGATTCTCTCACATGTTGTGACGGGTGAGAACATTTGTGATTTCGTCTGGAACGACATGAAAGATCTGTTGAAAGAAATTCTTTTGAAGTCAAAGGACATTCTCAACAGAGAAAGAAGTGCTATCAAAACACTCATAGAGGCCCATCTTGTTTCAGGAATCAACATGGTCATCATGGGAAATTCAAGGCCGGCGTCCGGTGCAGAACACATGGTTTCCCATCTGATAGAGATGTTTCACGAAGAAAAAGGGGAGATGCCTCCTTTCCATGGCTTGACAGTGATGATAGGAGTTTTTGTTTCGATGAAGGCGTACGAGGCACTTGTAGAGAAGAAAGAGATACCTCTAAAAGACTACTCCATTGAGGAAAGAAGGAAAGAACTTCTTGAGCTCTTCGAAGAAAGAAAAGTAGAAGAATTTTTAAAAACATACGCTGAGAAGAAATTCCCAAAAATCGAAGCAGATATAGTCGGAGAACCATTGGAGGATATTTACTGGGAGTTTTTCCCCCATCTCAAAAGAACTCTTGAGACTATAGATGTGAACTCAGTGATCAACAGTTACAGCAAAGACTTTCTGTCAAGAGTTGTACGTCTCGCAAACACCATAAGGGACAGGTTCACCATCTTGGATGTCTTTGATGAGATGAAGATCCTCAAGAATTTTTCCGAAATGGTGTTTTGA
- a CDS encoding FGGY-family carbohydrate kinase, with translation MYLIGSDIGTQGTKSVIVNEKGEVLAEAFREYEVITPKPNWAEQWPDVWVKAVFETVKEVVEKSGVSRKEIAGIAISGLYGGSGIPVDKNMQPLRPCLIWMDRRAVKETEWVKQNVPKEKLFEITGNYVDSYFGFTKIMWIRNNEPEIWKKIYKFITPKDYVIYQMTREVVIDYSSAGNLGGVFDVRKLTWSKEMCDVLGIPIEFLPERIVKSSDVVGRVTKEASELCGLLEGTPVVAGGIDAPVAQLSAGALEEGEHVAMVGTSTCWGTVHDGSKLAFGLVNYPYVVYDTERIYTFGGSATTGALARWFKEQFGESETIVGERTGISPYQLFDKEVANIPAGSEGIIVLPYFMGERSPIWDPTARGVFFGVTLYHKRAHLYRALMEGGAYALRHNMEEGLKAGLKLNDECWIVGGVSKSSVWVKIFADVTGFKMRQVASLVEAPYGDAFLAGLGTGVIDKPERIKEWVKYRDPVEPDLENKKIYDRYYEVYRELYERTKDLMARL, from the coding sequence ATGTACCTCATCGGAAGTGATATAGGAACTCAGGGTACGAAATCCGTCATCGTGAACGAAAAAGGAGAAGTACTCGCTGAGGCTTTCAGAGAGTACGAAGTCATAACTCCAAAACCAAACTGGGCAGAGCAGTGGCCTGATGTTTGGGTTAAAGCGGTCTTTGAAACTGTAAAAGAAGTGGTGGAGAAGTCTGGGGTATCAAGGAAAGAGATAGCTGGGATTGCTATTAGCGGGCTCTACGGTGGTTCGGGCATTCCAGTTGACAAAAACATGCAGCCTCTCAGACCCTGTCTCATTTGGATGGACAGAAGAGCGGTGAAAGAGACGGAGTGGGTGAAACAGAATGTTCCCAAAGAAAAACTCTTCGAGATCACGGGAAATTACGTGGATTCGTACTTTGGTTTTACGAAGATCATGTGGATCAGAAACAACGAACCAGAGATCTGGAAAAAGATCTACAAGTTCATCACTCCTAAGGACTACGTGATCTATCAAATGACGAGAGAAGTTGTCATCGACTATTCTTCTGCTGGAAATCTGGGTGGCGTTTTTGACGTCAGAAAGCTCACCTGGTCCAAGGAGATGTGTGATGTTCTCGGAATACCAATTGAGTTTCTCCCCGAAAGAATAGTGAAGTCTTCTGACGTGGTTGGAAGGGTGACAAAAGAAGCTTCGGAATTGTGTGGGCTCCTCGAGGGAACACCCGTTGTAGCCGGGGGAATAGACGCACCAGTTGCCCAGCTTTCTGCCGGTGCACTTGAAGAAGGAGAGCACGTTGCGATGGTGGGTACCTCCACCTGCTGGGGAACGGTCCACGATGGTTCTAAACTGGCTTTCGGTCTTGTGAATTATCCTTACGTGGTTTACGACACTGAAAGGATCTACACATTTGGAGGGTCTGCCACAACAGGGGCTCTCGCCAGGTGGTTTAAAGAACAGTTCGGTGAGAGCGAGACAATCGTTGGCGAAAGAACGGGCATCTCACCATACCAGCTCTTTGACAAAGAGGTAGCAAACATCCCTGCTGGAAGCGAGGGCATCATCGTTCTTCCGTATTTCATGGGTGAGAGATCTCCGATATGGGATCCTACCGCAAGGGGTGTGTTCTTTGGAGTCACTCTCTATCACAAAAGAGCACACCTCTACAGGGCACTGATGGAAGGAGGAGCGTATGCCCTGAGACACAACATGGAAGAAGGCTTGAAAGCCGGTTTGAAACTGAACGACGAGTGCTGGATCGTTGGTGGTGTTTCGAAATCTTCCGTATGGGTTAAAATATTTGCGGATGTCACAGGATTCAAAATGAGACAGGTCGCAAGCCTTGTGGAGGCTCCTTACGGAGATGCGTTCCTTGCAGGACTCGGAACAGGTGTTATAGACAAGCCCGAGAGAATAAAAGAGTGGGTGAAATACAGAGATCCCGTGGAACCAGATCTCGAGAACAAGAAGATTTACGACAGGTACTACGAAGTGTACAGAGAACTCTATGAAAGAACAAAAGACCTGATGGCGAGGTTGTGA
- a CDS encoding L-ribulose-5-phosphate 4-epimerase, with amino-acid sequence MYEKERKELYNAHLLLEKYGLVAYTSGNVSVRIGDHVLIKPSGVPYTELKPEDFVVVDLEGNVIEGEKKPSVDTATHLYLYKHLDWAKSVIHTHSTFAMVWAILEKSIPVLCTAHADVFGEEIPLTEYAPVGSEAIGKAVLKVIGKSGAVLLRKHGVMIVGTSVDDAVKKAIFLEEVAKAAYFATLAGEPTSLPPDEVDRLYNQYHTKYGQK; translated from the coding sequence ATGTACGAAAAAGAAAGGAAAGAGCTATACAATGCCCATCTTCTGTTGGAAAAATACGGTCTTGTCGCTTACACAAGCGGTAACGTGAGTGTGAGAATCGGTGATCATGTTCTGATAAAGCCCTCCGGTGTTCCATACACCGAGCTGAAACCAGAGGACTTCGTCGTGGTGGACCTTGAAGGAAACGTGATCGAGGGAGAGAAGAAACCCTCCGTCGATACAGCCACACATCTGTATCTCTACAAACACCTCGACTGGGCAAAATCCGTGATTCACACTCATTCAACATTCGCCATGGTGTGGGCAATTCTCGAAAAATCAATCCCCGTTCTTTGCACGGCACATGCGGATGTTTTCGGAGAGGAGATTCCTCTTACAGAATACGCTCCTGTAGGATCCGAAGCGATTGGGAAAGCCGTCCTGAAAGTGATTGGAAAATCCGGTGCTGTTCTTCTCAGAAAACACGGTGTTATGATCGTAGGAACCTCCGTGGACGATGCGGTGAAAAAGGCGATTTTCCTTGAGGAGGTAGCAAAGGCAGCGTACTTTGCGACACTTGCAGGAGAGCCCACATCATTACCACCTGACGAGGTGGATCGTCTCTACAATCAGTACCACACCAAGTACGGTCAGAAGTGA
- a CDS encoding aldose epimerase family protein: MEYLMSHIEKEFFGATSEGIPVYQYTLINKNGMMAKIITYGAIVRELWVPDSSGTLSDVVLGFDTLQEYEAKNSNFFFGAIVGRYANRIAGGRFEIDGVTYQLALNDGDRPNALHGGVKGFYTRVFKAVPIKTPTGPSLVLKYLSHDGEEGYPGNLDLTVIYTLTNENELKVEYRATTDKPTVVNLTQHSYFNLAGDGSILDHELMINADNYTPVDDNLIPTGEIAPVEGTPFDLRSFKVLRDAIEPLKSTTTKGFDINYVLNGEDGKLKLAAVLRDKRSRRRMEVYTTEPGLQLYTGNFLDVKGKCGTYYGPYSGLCLEAQHFPDSPNHANFPSTILRPGEEYRQVTVYRFSVEV; the protein is encoded by the coding sequence ATGGAATATCTGATGAGCCACATTGAAAAGGAGTTCTTCGGAGCAACTTCTGAGGGAATACCTGTATATCAGTACACACTCATAAACAAAAATGGAATGATGGCAAAGATCATCACTTATGGTGCGATAGTGAGAGAATTGTGGGTGCCAGACAGTTCTGGCACCCTTTCTGATGTTGTTTTGGGATTTGACACACTCCAGGAGTACGAAGCAAAGAACTCGAACTTCTTCTTCGGGGCGATAGTGGGAAGATACGCGAACAGAATAGCCGGTGGAAGATTCGAGATCGACGGAGTCACCTATCAGCTTGCCCTGAACGATGGAGATCGTCCAAACGCGCTCCACGGTGGTGTGAAGGGATTCTACACCAGGGTCTTCAAAGCCGTTCCCATAAAAACGCCCACTGGACCTTCCCTTGTTCTGAAGTATTTGAGCCACGATGGCGAAGAAGGCTATCCTGGCAATCTGGATCTCACAGTTATCTACACTCTCACAAACGAAAACGAGCTGAAGGTAGAGTATCGTGCCACAACGGATAAACCCACCGTTGTGAACCTCACACAACATTCCTATTTTAACCTTGCCGGTGATGGTTCAATACTTGATCACGAGCTTATGATAAACGCAGATAACTACACCCCCGTTGATGATAACCTCATACCAACAGGAGAGATTGCACCGGTTGAAGGCACACCGTTCGATTTGAGATCTTTCAAAGTTCTGAGAGACGCCATCGAACCGTTGAAAAGCACTACAACAAAAGGTTTCGATATAAACTACGTTTTAAACGGTGAAGATGGAAAGCTGAAGCTTGCAGCTGTTCTAAGAGACAAGAGATCTCGTCGAAGGATGGAGGTCTACACAACAGAGCCGGGTCTTCAACTCTACACGGGAAACTTCCTCGATGTGAAGGGAAAATGCGGTACATACTACGGACCGTACTCAGGTTTGTGTCTTGAAGCACAGCACTTCCCCGATTCTCCAAATCATGCAAACTTTCCAAGCACCATCTTGAGACCAGGTGAGGAGTACAGACAGGTTACTGTTTATAGATTTTCTGTTGAAGTTTGA
- a CDS encoding alpha-N-arabinofuranosidase yields the protein MSYRIVVDPKKVVKPISRHIYGHFTEHLGRCIYGGIYEEGSPLSDERGFRKDVLEAVKRIKVPNLRWPGGNFVSNYHWEDGIGPKDQRPVRFDLAWQQEETNRFGTDEFIEYCREIGAEPYISINMGTGTLDEALHWLEYCNGKGNTYYAQLRRKYGHPEPYNVKFWGIGNEMYGEWQVGHMTADEYARAAKEYTKWMKVFDPTIKAIAVGCDDPIWNLRVLQEAGDVIDFISYHFYTGSEDYYETVSTVYLLKERLIGVKKLIDMVDTARKRGVKIALDEWNVWYRVSDNKLEEPYDLKDGIFACGVLVLLQKMSDIVPLANLAQLVNALGAIHTEKDGLILTPVYKAFELIVNHSGEKLVKTHVESETYNIEGVMFINKMPFSVENAPFLDAAASISEDGKKLFIAVVNYRKEDALKVPIRVEGLGQKKATVYTLTGPDVNARNTMENPNVVDITSETITVDTEFEHTFKPFSCSVIEVELE from the coding sequence ATGTCCTACAGGATAGTGGTTGATCCAAAAAAAGTTGTCAAGCCGATTAGTAGACACATCTACGGTCATTTCACGGAACATCTGGGAAGGTGTATCTACGGCGGAATTTATGAAGAAGGTTCTCCGCTCTCCGATGAAAGGGGTTTCAGAAAGGACGTTCTGGAGGCTGTAAAGAGGATAAAAGTTCCGAACTTGAGATGGCCCGGTGGAAACTTTGTGTCGAACTACCACTGGGAAGACGGAATAGGTCCCAAAGATCAGAGGCCTGTCAGGTTCGATCTCGCCTGGCAACAGGAAGAGACGAATAGATTTGGAACGGACGAATTCATTGAGTACTGTCGTGAGATAGGAGCAGAACCTTACATCAGTATAAACATGGGAACTGGAACACTCGACGAAGCTCTCCACTGGCTTGAATACTGCAATGGAAAGGGTAATACCTACTACGCTCAACTCAGAAGAAAGTACGGTCATCCAGAACCTTACAACGTAAAGTTCTGGGGAATAGGCAACGAGATGTACGGGGAATGGCAGGTAGGCCACATGACGGCGGACGAATACGCAAGAGCCGCCAAAGAATACACGAAATGGATGAAGGTTTTCGATCCTACAATTAAAGCGATCGCCGTGGGCTGTGACGACCCTATATGGAATCTCAGGGTTCTTCAAGAAGCAGGTGATGTGATTGACTTCATATCCTACCATTTCTACACAGGGTCCGAGGATTACTACGAAACAGTTTCCACGGTTTACCTTCTCAAAGAAAGACTCATCGGAGTGAAAAAGCTCATTGATATGGTGGATACTGCTAGAAAGAGAGGTGTCAAAATCGCCCTTGATGAATGGAACGTATGGTACAGAGTGTCCGATAACAAGCTCGAAGAACCTTACGATCTCAAAGATGGTATCTTTGCATGTGGAGTGCTTGTACTTCTTCAAAAGATGAGCGACATAGTCCCACTTGCCAATCTCGCACAGCTTGTAAACGCCCTTGGAGCTATACACACCGAGAAAGACGGTCTCATTCTCACACCCGTTTACAAGGCTTTTGAACTCATCGTGAATCATTCCGGAGAAAAGCTTGTCAAGACCCATGTTGAATCGGAGACTTACAACATAGAAGGAGTCATGTTCATCAACAAAATGCCTTTCTCTGTCGAGAACGCACCGTTCCTTGATGCCGCCGCTTCCATCTCAGAAGATGGCAAGAAACTTTTCATCGCTGTTGTAAACTACAGGAAAGAAGACGCTTTGAAGGTTCCAATCAGAGTGGAAGGTCTGGGACAGAAAAAAGCCACCGTTTATACACTCACAGGTCCGGACGTGAACGCGAGAAACACCATGGAAAATCCGAACGTCGTTGATATTACCTCCGAAACCATCACCGTTGACACCGAATTTGAACACACGTTTAAACCATTCTCTTGCAGTGTGATTGAGGTAGAATTGGAGTAA
- a CDS encoding GH39 family glycosyl hydrolase: MRWLMLILCFSTLVFADELVFDLSRTNGPLGFGAVGAHYALSEPDVPSVISLVPIRVRTVNQKPPYGLQHPGADAFRVMESFVKAGGEYLQVYLQDIYLNWPYEKNPDNNRDYVPDDYLEKVRESVRILEMLPYRDKIVYVPFNEPDAIWYGGLFWSSKRMKEFFTAWKAVYNTIKEVAPSAKIAGPNTTTYNSRFMKKFFEFCLQENCLPDLITWHELNLMDAEAGHAYYQDFRKIEKELGIRSLPICINEYALGKELSVPGRLMKWLARFEQSKVDGCLAYWHAAGNFSGLVEGNVPNSAWWLFREYVNMSGELVSATPSYTSISTLAVYDRNTKTLKVLLGGDDQEELTLTFRNTPFKERVYYEVWEIEWSGYTGIYISPDLLEKGYTEVLNGGFSLKLQNLSEMSAYLILVRKDEGSRQIYQSVWKWRQEAENAFLENCTVEIHGGGNNPPYSGEKVVFLDNTKSALSFKVEVPKDSLYLLEIWYLNGNAKSVKHKLEINDETFEVIFPPTLSGSYVGKVEIPVWLKKGMNTVKISRESGSQSVGVDRVGLRLYPKEQKFLICDYLTTKDGFLDSEKITLKRNDEVEFFVVVENDGYYSVKLNNDAIRELEVEINRVAREKVTSNQFTVFLQKGVNLLRLRNPSDNAIVLGSISFEKVEKDVKTYEAEEGTLTGNTRVENSEYASSGKFVAGIGRGKENALEIRFEVPEGNYYSLVIRYSNEETLGTHAYNLNVVDRYCRLIIDGEERDLFFRYTGGMDGFSTRILYLYLEKGVHTLRFENPNTEVSPAYVSVYGPNVDCISITPTFVK; the protein is encoded by the coding sequence ATGAGGTGGTTGATGTTGATACTTTGTTTTTCCACGCTGGTTTTTGCTGATGAACTCGTTTTCGATCTTTCTCGAACAAATGGGCCCCTTGGCTTTGGAGCGGTTGGTGCCCACTATGCCCTTTCCGAACCCGATGTTCCTTCTGTCATCTCTCTGGTACCTATAAGGGTAAGGACGGTGAACCAGAAACCTCCGTATGGTTTACAGCATCCCGGTGCTGATGCTTTCAGGGTCATGGAGAGCTTTGTAAAGGCAGGGGGAGAATACCTCCAGGTTTATCTTCAGGATATTTACCTAAATTGGCCATATGAAAAAAATCCTGACAACAACAGGGATTATGTGCCAGATGATTACCTCGAGAAAGTAAGGGAGTCTGTACGAATTTTAGAGATGCTACCGTACAGAGATAAGATTGTTTACGTTCCTTTCAATGAACCTGATGCGATCTGGTATGGAGGTCTTTTCTGGTCCTCTAAAAGGATGAAGGAGTTCTTCACAGCCTGGAAGGCCGTCTACAATACGATAAAAGAAGTAGCACCGAGTGCGAAGATAGCAGGTCCGAATACAACTACTTACAACTCGAGATTCATGAAGAAATTCTTCGAATTCTGTCTCCAAGAGAATTGTCTTCCTGATCTGATCACATGGCATGAACTGAATCTTATGGACGCAGAAGCAGGACACGCTTATTACCAGGATTTCCGAAAAATTGAAAAAGAGCTTGGCATCAGATCTCTTCCCATCTGTATAAACGAATATGCCCTTGGAAAAGAACTATCCGTTCCAGGAAGGCTTATGAAATGGCTTGCAAGATTTGAACAATCGAAGGTTGATGGATGCCTTGCTTACTGGCATGCTGCGGGTAACTTTTCGGGGCTCGTAGAAGGGAATGTACCAAATAGTGCATGGTGGTTGTTCAGAGAATATGTGAACATGTCTGGAGAACTGGTTTCAGCAACACCAAGTTATACTTCCATTTCTACACTGGCTGTGTACGATCGAAACACGAAGACTTTGAAAGTTCTCCTGGGAGGAGATGATCAGGAAGAACTCACTCTCACGTTCAGGAACACTCCATTCAAAGAAAGGGTTTATTACGAAGTCTGGGAGATCGAATGGTCTGGTTACACAGGTATCTACATTTCACCAGATCTTCTGGAAAAAGGTTACACCGAGGTTCTCAATGGAGGATTCTCTTTAAAACTCCAGAATTTGAGTGAAATGTCTGCTTATCTTATCCTGGTAAGGAAAGATGAAGGTTCCAGACAGATCTACCAGTCTGTATGGAAGTGGAGACAAGAGGCTGAAAATGCTTTCTTAGAAAACTGTACGGTAGAGATCCATGGAGGAGGAAACAATCCACCTTATTCTGGAGAAAAAGTGGTGTTTCTTGATAATACTAAGAGTGCTCTTTCCTTCAAGGTTGAAGTACCAAAAGATAGTTTGTATCTCCTCGAGATATGGTACCTGAACGGTAATGCTAAGTCTGTAAAACACAAACTGGAGATAAATGACGAAACTTTTGAAGTGATTTTTCCTCCTACGCTCTCTGGAAGTTACGTTGGAAAAGTTGAAATACCTGTTTGGCTTAAAAAAGGGATGAATACAGTGAAAATATCCAGAGAAAGTGGTTCTCAGAGTGTTGGTGTTGATCGCGTGGGGTTAAGACTTTATCCGAAAGAGCAAAAGTTCCTGATATGTGATTACCTGACCACCAAGGATGGTTTTCTCGATAGCGAAAAGATCACTCTGAAAAGAAACGATGAAGTCGAGTTTTTTGTGGTAGTGGAGAACGATGGTTATTATTCTGTGAAGCTGAACAATGATGCAATCAGAGAATTGGAAGTAGAAATCAACAGAGTAGCCAGAGAGAAAGTAACGAGCAATCAGTTCACCGTTTTTCTTCAAAAAGGTGTGAATCTATTAAGGCTGAGAAATCCTTCTGATAATGCGATCGTTTTGGGTTCTATTTCTTTCGAGAAAGTGGAAAAGGACGTGAAAACCTATGAAGCAGAAGAAGGTACACTAACAGGAAATACACGCGTGGAGAATTCTGAGTATGCTTCATCCGGTAAGTTTGTCGCTGGTATTGGAAGAGGAAAAGAAAATGCTCTTGAAATACGGTTCGAAGTACCTGAAGGTAATTATTACTCTCTCGTAATTCGCTACAGTAACGAGGAAACGCTGGGGACTCATGCTTATAACCTCAACGTGGTGGACAGGTACTGTAGATTGATCATCGATGGGGAAGAAAGGGATCTCTTTTTCAGGTATACCGGAGGAATGGACGGCTTTTCCACAAGGATTCTGTACCTCTATCTTGAAAAAGGTGTTCATACTTTGAGATTTGAAAATCCAAACACTGAAGTTTCACCTGCTTATGTGTCTGTTTATGGACCCAATGTAGACTGTATTTCTATAACACCAACTTTTGTGAAGTGA
- a CDS encoding alpha-L-arabinofuranosidase C-terminal domain-containing protein produces MKRFLFVLTLTISVLLVGEVQHVLRIDFSRQGPEIPETFHGIFFEDINHAVDGGLYVELVRNRSFEQKTRKYEGWQIERGDSVKSSIEETYPLNENNTHYFELKFPETDRATLTNLGYGGIVVFQGQEYTFSTYLSGDFTGTITALITDDNEVLASGNVLLHQPAGGWKKYMLNLIPTKTSTNSRLSISILGSGTLRIDMVSLMPRKNWNGMREDLLRMLEDLKPGFIRFPGGCLVQGNTLENAYRWKESIGSVEQRKTKWNFWGYYQTLGIGFYEYLLLCERLEAEPVPIFNPGISFQIESPEYASEEELKEWIQDVLDFLEFANDATDTYWGGVRASLGHPEPFNVKYIGVGNENWGPRYWENFEKFREAIKKRYPDVKIIFSGPPSYEGTDFRQAWRWARENNVEIFDEHIYASPEWMLANTDRYNRYDRNGPKVMLGEYAAHTDGKRNNWQAALAEAAFLTGVERNSDVVIMASYAPLFNRVGWSQWVPDLIWFDGYRVFGTPSYYVQRVFAENRGDVVIHSELTNEEYRMFGYRYKHLYHVVTYDEKSKELIIKVVNPWPEDRTVRLEIQGIGLEGNGKEILISGGPKDENSFDELKIVPKERIITGLNTSFEYTFKAYTVTVLRLKVR; encoded by the coding sequence GTGAAAAGATTCCTGTTTGTTTTGACTTTAACAATTTCGGTCCTCCTCGTCGGAGAGGTTCAACATGTGTTGAGGATTGACTTTTCTCGGCAGGGGCCGGAAATTCCAGAGACATTTCATGGAATATTTTTCGAAGATATAAATCACGCAGTCGATGGAGGACTTTACGTAGAACTTGTGAGAAACAGATCGTTTGAGCAGAAAACGAGAAAGTACGAAGGGTGGCAGATCGAAAGAGGAGATTCTGTGAAATCTTCCATAGAAGAAACGTATCCTCTCAACGAAAACAACACTCATTATTTTGAATTGAAATTTCCCGAAACAGATAGAGCGACTCTCACGAACCTGGGATACGGTGGAATTGTGGTGTTTCAGGGTCAGGAATACACCTTCTCCACCTATCTCAGTGGTGATTTCACAGGAACGATCACCGCTTTGATCACTGATGACAACGAAGTTCTGGCTTCAGGGAATGTTTTGCTTCATCAACCGGCTGGTGGCTGGAAAAAGTACATGTTGAATCTCATTCCCACAAAGACATCCACCAACTCGAGACTTTCGATTTCCATTCTGGGCAGTGGAACCCTCAGAATCGACATGGTTTCTCTGATGCCCAGAAAGAACTGGAACGGCATGAGAGAAGATCTTTTGAGAATGCTCGAGGATCTAAAGCCAGGTTTTATAAGGTTTCCGGGAGGATGTCTGGTTCAGGGTAACACCCTGGAGAACGCGTACCGATGGAAAGAGAGCATTGGATCAGTTGAACAGAGGAAGACAAAGTGGAATTTCTGGGGATACTATCAGACACTTGGTATCGGTTTTTACGAGTATTTGCTCCTCTGTGAAAGACTGGAAGCAGAACCTGTTCCTATATTCAATCCTGGTATATCTTTCCAGATAGAATCACCGGAATACGCTTCCGAAGAAGAGCTCAAAGAATGGATTCAAGACGTTCTAGATTTCCTCGAGTTTGCCAACGATGCAACAGACACGTACTGGGGAGGTGTCAGAGCGTCTCTTGGTCATCCAGAACCCTTCAACGTGAAATACATTGGTGTTGGTAATGAAAACTGGGGGCCAAGATACTGGGAGAATTTCGAAAAGTTCAGAGAAGCGATAAAAAAAAGATATCCCGATGTAAAGATCATATTCAGCGGACCGCCTTCCTACGAAGGAACCGATTTCAGACAGGCGTGGCGCTGGGCAAGGGAAAACAACGTGGAAATCTTCGACGAGCACATCTATGCCTCACCGGAATGGATGCTGGCAAACACTGATAGATACAACAGATATGACAGAAACGGTCCGAAAGTTATGCTTGGAGAGTACGCGGCGCATACAGATGGAAAGAGAAACAACTGGCAGGCAGCACTCGCTGAAGCAGCTTTTCTTACAGGAGTCGAGAGGAATTCCGATGTTGTCATAATGGCTTCCTACGCTCCCCTCTTCAACAGAGTGGGCTGGTCTCAGTGGGTACCGGATCTGATCTGGTTCGATGGATACAGGGTTTTCGGTACACCGAGTTACTATGTCCAGAGAGTTTTCGCTGAGAACAGAGGAGATGTGGTGATTCACTCCGAACTCACCAACGAAGAGTACAGGATGTTCGGCTACAGATACAAACATCTCTATCATGTAGTAACGTACGATGAAAAATCTAAGGAATTGATCATAAAAGTTGTCAATCCCTGGCCTGAAGATAGGACCGTTCGTCTGGAAATTCAGGGAATTGGGCTCGAAGGAAATGGAAAGGAGATTCTCATCAGTGGTGGCCCAAAGGATGAAAACAGTTTCGATGAACTAAAGATCGTTCCAAAAGAAAGAATAATAACCGGTCTCAACACTTCCTTTGAATACACCTTTAAAGCTTACACAGTGACGGTTTTGAGATTGAAGGTGAGATAA